A region from the Hippopotamus amphibius kiboko isolate mHipAmp2 chromosome 15, mHipAmp2.hap2, whole genome shotgun sequence genome encodes:
- the LOC130836181 gene encoding USP6 N-terminal-like protein: MEKLETLLALEREEIISKYEQGRQAGSPVEPGEDADLSLYRVADRLGDLGSEARPGHSAGREKEKAQEIRRADKWVKMLREWRKYRGSEKMRRRVFKGVPPQVRGQVWSLLLDLEKLKAENKGKYQRMKEQARLHSQDIKQIDLDVNRTFRNHIMFRERYGIKQQALFHVLAAYSVYDTEVGYCQGMNQIVGILLMFLGEEDAFWALVRLMTDKEHAMHGFFIPGFPKLLRFQAHHERILDRMLPKLKRHLDEELMSPGIYTPKWFLQCFIDRTPFALTLKLWDAYIMEGERVLTAMAYTVLKLHKKRLLQLPLEGLQEFLQDTLSRAWDLEDQKVLRELQASMAELRRRKWDLPPPAKPGESPTKPLGLERPAPAPRSLPTPPSMETLPGEDGLALPGPPAQHEQPSPSPSPATPKAEEQQQEEGAAATGLPLGAPEAPHLALLPPAQDSPQDQLRPRRWRSLPDMRENNFKEDCWVPSPSAPAWASPRPHDRPGPASPRRPQPPALPGPQKMVSPGSGRPTCPWHLQPAALLGSDRHGHDGAGAVPQELPLVPTRPHDPDLCSHGDAEHHDVLLPAGLPGDGAPPAHGTRP; this comes from the exons ATGGAGAAGCTGGAGACCCTGCTGGCCTTGGAACGGGAGgaaataatatcaaaatatgaGCAG GGTCGCCAGGCAGGGTCTCCAGTGGAACCAGGGGAAGATGCTGACCTCTCGCTGTACAGAGTCGCTGACAGGCTCG GAGATTTGGGGTcggaggccaggccaggccacagtgcagggagagagaaggagaa AGCCCAGGAGATCAGGCGCGCCGACAAGTGGGTGAAGATGCTGAGGGAGTGGAGGAAATACCGGGGCAGCGAGAAG ATGCGCCGGCGGGTCTTCAAGGGAGTCCCCCCGCAGGTGAGGGGTCAGGTGTGGTCTCTCCTGTTAGACCTGGAGAAGCTGAAGGCGGAGAACAAGGGGAAATACCAG AGGATGAAGGAGCAGGCCCGGCTGCACTCACAAGATATAAAACAGATAGACCTGGACGTCAACCGCACCTTCAGGAACCACATCATGTTCAGGGAGCGCTATGGCATCAA gcagcaAGCCCTGTTTCATGTGCTGGCGGCCTACTCAGTATACGACACC GAGGTGGGCTACTGCCAGGGCATGAACCAGATCGTGGGCATCTTATTGATGTTTTTGGGGGAGGAGGACGCCTTCTGGGCGCTGGTCCGGCTAATGACGGACAAGGAGCACGCCATGCATG GCTTCTTCATCCCGGGGTTCCCGAAATTGCTAAGGTTCCAGGCCCACCACGAGCGCATTCTGGACCGCATGCTCCCTAAGCTGAAGCGACACCTG GATGAGGAGCTGATGTCTCCAGGGATTTATACCCCCAAGTGGTTCCTCCAGTGCTTCATCGACCGG ACCCCCTTCGCACTCACCCTGAAGCTGTGGGATGCCTACATCATGGAGGGCGAGCGCGTGCTCACGGCCATGGCCTACACGGTCCTCAAGCTCCATAAAA AACGCCTTCTGCAGCTGCCCCTggaaggcctgcaggagttcctgcaGGACACGCTGTCCCGGGCCTGGGACCTGGAGGACCAGAAGGTTCTTAGGGAGCTGCAGGCCTCGATGGCCGAgctgaggaggaggaaatgggaccTGCCTCCCCCAG CAAAACCGGGGGAGTCCCCAACGAAGCCCCTGGGCCTGGAGCGACCGGCCCCGGCCCCCaggtctctccccacccctcccagcatGGAGACGCTCCCTGGAGAGGACGGGCTGGCCCTCCCTGGCCCACCTGCCCAGCACGAGCAGCCCAGCCCCTCGCCCAGCCCGGCCACCCCGAAGGCCgaggagcagcagcaggaggagggggccgCGGCCACAGGCCTCCCTCTGGGGGCCCCGGAGGCGCCACATCtggccctcctgcccccagcccaggacAGCCCTCAGGATCAGCTGCGGCCACGGCGATGGCGGTCCCTCCCAGACATGAGGGAAAACAACTTTAAGGAGGACTGCTGGGTGCCTTCTCCATCAGCACCTGCCTgggcctcccccaggccccacgACAGGCCTGGCCCTGCAAGCCCACGGAGGCCCCAGCCACCGGCTCTGCCCGGCCCACAGAAGATGGTGTCCCCAGGCTCAGGACGCCCCACCTGCCCGTGGCACCTGCAGCCAGCGGCCCTCCTGGGCAGTGAC